The Sulfuricella sp. DNA segment ACCAACTGAGCTATTCCCGCGTTTGAGAAGCCGCTATTCTAATGATTTAGCCTTTGATGTCAAGCCTCTCGCACTATCAATTTTGCCCGGCGATCTGTGGCCAGGCCTTTTTCAGGTAATAAGCCATTGACCACAAAGTCAAAATTGCAGCGATATAAATCAGGGCTGTTCCCGCGGCGTGCGCATCGAACATCCCAGCAACGCGATCGTGATACAGCAACAGCAGGATAGCAGCCATTTGTGCCGTGGTTTTGAGTTTCCCGATGAAGGAAACGGCGACATTCTTGCTCTTCCCGATGCCTGCCATCCATTCCCGCAGGGCAGAAATCGCAATTTCGCGACCAATGATGATCAGGGCGATGCCGACGTCCACTCGTTGCAGCTTGACCAGCACGACCAGTGCCGCAGCCACCATGAGCTTATCGGCAACCGGGTCGAGAAAGGCGCCAAAAGCGGACATCTGGTTCAGGGCCCGCGCCAGATAGCCATCCAGCCAGTCGGTTATGGCCGCCACGACGAAGATCATGGTTGCATAGAAGTTGACCGCATGCGGCTCGATCCAAGACGCGGGCA contains these protein-coding regions:
- the pgsA gene encoding CDP-diacylglycerol--glycerol-3-phosphate 3-phosphatidyltransferase, producing MPMNIPNLLTWLRIVLIPVFVAVFYLPASWIEPHAVNFYATMIFVVAAITDWLDGYLARALNQMSAFGAFLDPVADKLMVAAALVVLVKLQRVDVGIALIIIGREIAISALREWMAGIGKSKNVAVSFIGKLKTTAQMAAILLLLYHDRVAGMFDAHAAGTALIYIAAILTLWSMAYYLKKAWPQIAGQN